One segment of Alistipes finegoldii DSM 17242 DNA contains the following:
- a CDS encoding tetratricopeptide repeat protein, producing the protein MKRLTATTALCVLFCTAFAAGKGPAATVPGSYPDSLRSVWLYTEGIKQNTIFHDTVRAREYLTEAIRADSTYAPAYYEMATNGMYSTPDEAVELARRAYRLDTTNKWYHQFLGQALIFAQRYPEALGVYKRLRAADPQNPDNYRLLAALYEQVQQPYSAIATLDSAELRFGRIPMLSAMKRQLLISTRQLDKAVDEAKAMVEAAPYEAQHHVVLADLYAILNKDSLAMAEYDRAMQIDSTDVATLMSLADYYNGRRDYRSVLNVTQRLFDSDQMPLDAKIKRFEQLTSDMRFYREYYIQLNALASTLAVRYPQDRRVVELYAKHLIASGELEQALALYKLHLDDQPPVESYYRSVIDIESYLQHPDSAALYINRALELFPGEIDFQLSKGHVLNYTKEYDKAIKAYQQSLRYARTDSLRGAIWGLIGDTWHQKAAAGESGDEEDFVLISRKGSFRSAMKQCYKAYDRSLRYDPDNAMVLNNYAYFLSLEERDLEKALAMASRATALTDNNPTYLDTHAWVLFKLGRVDEARKIMQQAVALDAQESAALLVHYGDILKALGENFMAEIYWRKALEKGYDAGRIERRITESKAKKE; encoded by the coding sequence ATGAAGCGTCTGACAGCGACAACGGCACTCTGCGTACTCTTCTGCACGGCTTTCGCCGCGGGGAAGGGTCCCGCCGCGACCGTACCCGGCAGTTACCCCGATTCGCTGCGCAGCGTCTGGCTCTATACCGAGGGCATCAAACAGAATACCATTTTTCACGATACGGTCCGGGCGCGGGAATATCTCACCGAGGCGATCCGCGCCGATTCGACCTACGCGCCGGCTTATTACGAAATGGCGACCAACGGCATGTACTCCACGCCCGACGAGGCGGTGGAGCTGGCCCGCCGCGCCTACCGGCTCGACACGACGAACAAATGGTATCACCAGTTCCTCGGACAGGCCCTGATCTTCGCCCAGCGTTACCCCGAAGCCCTCGGCGTCTACAAGCGCCTGCGCGCCGCAGATCCGCAGAACCCCGACAACTACCGGCTTCTGGCGGCGCTCTACGAGCAGGTCCAGCAGCCCTATTCGGCCATCGCCACGCTCGACTCGGCGGAACTCCGCTTCGGGCGCATCCCGATGCTGAGCGCGATGAAACGCCAACTGCTGATCTCCACGCGGCAGCTGGACAAAGCCGTCGACGAAGCCAAGGCCATGGTCGAAGCCGCTCCCTACGAAGCGCAGCACCATGTGGTGCTGGCCGACCTCTATGCGATTCTGAACAAGGACTCGCTGGCCATGGCGGAGTACGACCGTGCCATGCAGATCGACTCGACCGACGTCGCCACGCTGATGTCGCTGGCCGACTACTACAACGGCCGCCGCGATTACCGGTCGGTACTCAACGTCACCCAGCGGCTCTTCGACTCGGACCAGATGCCGCTCGACGCCAAGATCAAACGCTTCGAGCAGCTCACCTCCGACATGCGGTTCTACCGCGAATACTACATCCAGCTCAACGCGCTGGCCTCGACGCTGGCCGTGCGCTATCCGCAGGACCGGCGCGTGGTGGAACTCTACGCCAAGCACCTGATCGCCTCAGGCGAACTGGAGCAGGCGCTGGCGCTCTACAAACTCCACCTCGACGACCAGCCGCCCGTCGAAAGCTACTACCGGTCGGTGATCGACATCGAGAGCTATCTCCAGCATCCCGACTCGGCGGCCCTCTACATCAACCGGGCGCTGGAGCTTTTCCCCGGAGAGATCGACTTCCAGCTCTCGAAAGGCCACGTGCTGAATTACACCAAAGAGTACGACAAAGCGATAAAAGCCTATCAGCAGTCGCTCCGTTACGCCCGCACCGATTCGCTGCGCGGCGCGATCTGGGGGCTGATCGGCGACACATGGCACCAGAAAGCCGCGGCGGGGGAGTCCGGCGACGAAGAGGATTTCGTGCTCATCAGCCGCAAGGGTTCGTTCCGTTCGGCCATGAAGCAGTGCTACAAAGCCTATGACAGGAGCCTGCGCTACGATCCCGACAACGCCATGGTGCTGAACAACTACGCCTATTTCCTCTCGCTTGAGGAGCGCGATCTGGAAAAGGCGCTCGCCATGGCCAGCCGCGCCACGGCCCTCACGGACAACAACCCCACCTACCTCGACACCCACGCTTGGGTGCTCTTCAAACTGGGACGTGTGGACGAAGCCCGGAAAATCATGCAGCAGGCCGTCGCCCTCGACGCACAGGAAAGCGCCGCGCTGCTGGTCCACTACGGCGACATACTGAAGGCGCTGGGCGAGAATTTCATGGCCGAGATATACTGGCGCAAAGCCCTCGAAAAGGGCTACGACGCCGGGCGCATCGAACGCCGGATAACGGAAAGCAAAGCGAAAAAAGAGTAA
- the ybeY gene encoding rRNA maturation RNase YbeY, with protein MAVKYYTDDCSYRLPQKRLTAEWLRRVAEAEGYELGDVSYIFCSAQRLLEMNRQYLGHDYFTDVITFDYSDRKGARVISGDIFIDVETVADNARLYGFSTLQEMRRVVVHGVLHLCGQGDKTPRTNAQMHRKEDKYLKFWEEQ; from the coding sequence ATGGCTGTCAAATATTATACGGACGATTGCAGCTACCGGCTGCCCCAAAAACGGCTGACCGCGGAGTGGCTCCGCCGGGTCGCCGAAGCGGAAGGGTATGAACTGGGCGATGTGAGTTATATCTTCTGTTCGGCGCAGCGGCTGCTGGAGATGAACCGCCAGTACTTGGGGCACGACTATTTCACCGACGTCATCACGTTCGACTACAGCGACCGCAAAGGCGCCCGCGTGATTTCGGGCGACATCTTCATCGACGTCGAAACCGTCGCCGACAACGCCCGGCTGTACGGATTCTCGACGCTTCAGGAGATGCGCAGGGTAGTGGTCCACGGCGTACTGCACCTCTGCGGTCAGGGCGACAAAACCCCCCGCACCAACGCGCAGATGCACCGCAAAGAGGACAAATACCTGAAGTTCTGGGAGGAGCAATAA
- the mnmG gene encoding tRNA uridine-5-carboxymethylaminomethyl(34) synthesis enzyme MnmG produces MILEYDIIVIGGGHAGCEAASAAARLGSRTLLLTMDMTKMASMSCNPAVGGVAKGQIVREIDALGGQMGRITDLTTIQFRMLNRSKGAAMWSPRAQCDKSRFSAQWRHTLENTVNLYIWQDAATELLFDTAGVKPRIKGVRTQMGIEFACRAVVLTSGTFLGGMMHCGTSHAEGGRAGDAASHGITESLRAIGFETGRMKTGTPARLDARTIDFESLEPQYGDENPDKFSFSPDTQPVKHQLPCFLVYTSAEVHDLLRTGFDRSPLFNGTIKGIGPRYCPSIEDKLRTFADKDQHQLFLEPEGESTNEYYLNGFSSSLPWDIQWEALHKIRGFEDLHIFRPGYAIEYDYFPPTQLHHSLETKLVSGLYFAGQVNGTTGYEEAAAQGLIAGINAHRALKGEEAVVLQRDEAYIGVLIDDLVTKGVDEPYRMFTSRAEYRILLRQDNADLRLTPIGYKIGLISQKRYAHFTEKKASVESLISFARRQSIKAAEINDYLESVNSEPLTQGRKLYDILMRNNVTFESLSEALLKLRKFISDNNISAEAIEEAEIQIKYKGYIEREKFIAEKLHRLENIRIPEDFDFHSMNSLTIEARQKLTRIRPATIGQASRIPGVSPADVNVLLVKFGR; encoded by the coding sequence ATGATTTTAGAATACGATATTATCGTCATCGGCGGCGGACACGCCGGATGCGAAGCGGCCTCGGCCGCCGCGCGTCTCGGCTCGCGCACGCTGCTGCTTACGATGGATATGACCAAAATGGCCTCGATGTCCTGCAACCCGGCAGTCGGCGGAGTCGCCAAAGGTCAGATTGTCAGAGAGATAGACGCTTTGGGCGGACAAATGGGCCGCATCACGGACCTCACGACCATCCAGTTCCGGATGCTCAACCGTTCGAAGGGCGCCGCCATGTGGAGTCCGCGCGCCCAGTGCGACAAATCGCGCTTCTCGGCCCAATGGCGGCACACGCTCGAAAACACCGTGAACCTCTACATCTGGCAGGATGCGGCGACGGAGCTCCTCTTCGACACCGCCGGGGTCAAACCCCGCATAAAGGGAGTAAGGACCCAAATGGGCATCGAGTTCGCCTGCCGCGCCGTCGTGCTGACTTCGGGAACCTTTCTCGGAGGAATGATGCACTGCGGCACTTCGCACGCCGAAGGGGGCAGGGCGGGGGATGCCGCTTCGCACGGAATCACGGAATCCCTGCGCGCCATAGGATTCGAAACGGGACGCATGAAAACAGGCACTCCGGCGCGTCTCGACGCACGCACGATCGACTTCGAATCGCTCGAACCGCAATACGGCGACGAAAATCCGGACAAGTTCTCTTTTTCACCTGATACACAACCTGTTAAGCATCAACTGCCTTGTTTTCTGGTCTACACTTCGGCCGAGGTGCACGACCTGCTGCGCACCGGTTTCGACCGTTCGCCTCTGTTCAACGGAACGATCAAAGGAATAGGTCCCCGCTACTGTCCCAGCATCGAAGACAAGCTCCGGACCTTTGCCGACAAGGATCAGCACCAGCTCTTTCTGGAGCCCGAAGGCGAGTCGACCAACGAATATTATCTCAACGGATTTTCATCGTCGCTGCCTTGGGACATACAGTGGGAAGCGCTGCACAAAATCCGGGGATTCGAAGATTTGCACATATTCCGCCCCGGTTACGCCATCGAATACGACTATTTTCCGCCTACGCAACTGCACCATTCGCTCGAAACGAAACTCGTTTCCGGCTTGTATTTCGCAGGTCAGGTCAACGGAACGACCGGATACGAAGAGGCCGCGGCGCAGGGACTCATAGCCGGAATCAACGCACACCGGGCGCTGAAAGGGGAAGAAGCCGTGGTATTGCAGCGCGACGAAGCCTACATCGGAGTACTGATCGACGATCTCGTTACCAAAGGCGTGGACGAACCCTACCGCATGTTTACCTCGCGTGCCGAATACCGCATTTTGCTCCGGCAGGACAATGCGGATCTCAGACTTACTCCGATCGGATATAAAATAGGGCTGATTTCACAAAAAAGATACGCCCATTTCACCGAAAAAAAAGCATCCGTAGAATCGCTTATTTCCTTCGCCCGCCGGCAGAGCATCAAAGCAGCCGAAATTAACGACTATTTAGAATCGGTAAATTCGGAACCTTTAACTCAGGGAAGGAAGCTATACGACATACTGATGCGCAATAATGTTACGTTCGAATCCCTCTCGGAAGCACTTCTAAAACTCCGAAAATTCATCTCGGACAACAACATTTCAGCCGAAGCAATCGAAGAAGCCGAAATTCAAATAAAATACAAAGGCTATATAGAACGTGAAAAATTCATCGCAGAAAAGCTTCACAGACTCGAAAACATTCGCATTCCCGAAGATTTCGACTTTCATTCGATGAACTCGCTGACGATAGAAGCCCGTCAGAAACTGACCCGGATACGCCCGGCAACAATAGGGCAGGCGTCCCGGATTCCGGGAGTTTCCCCGGCTGACGTCAATGTATTGTTGGTGAAATTCGGAAGATAA
- the pheS gene encoding phenylalanine--tRNA ligase subunit alpha: MTDKINELLRRVEEFNPKAAAEIEEFRIKILGKKGELNALMEDFKTVAPELKRELGQQLNKLKTTALDRINSLREQLQDAASDDGAATEDMTRPGSAEQLGSRHPISLVKNQIVEVFSRLGYTVADGPEIEDDWHVFSALNFPPEHPARDMQDTFFIEKNPDILLRTHTSSIQVRTMEHQKPPIRVICPGRVFRNEAISYRAHCIFHQIEGLYIDEGVSFADMKQSLLYFAKEVFGEQTVIRMRPSYFPFTEPSAEVDVSCNLCGGKGCPVCKGTGWLEIMGCGMVDPNVLKANNIDPEKYSGFAFGMGIERIAMLKYGVKDLRLYFENDVRFLHQFDTAL, translated from the coding sequence ATGACCGACAAAATCAATGAACTCCTCCGACGTGTCGAAGAGTTTAACCCCAAGGCAGCGGCCGAGATCGAGGAATTCCGCATCAAAATCCTCGGCAAGAAAGGCGAACTGAACGCCCTGATGGAAGATTTCAAAACGGTGGCTCCGGAACTCAAACGCGAGCTAGGCCAGCAGCTCAACAAACTCAAAACCACGGCGCTCGACCGCATCAACAGCCTGCGCGAACAGCTGCAGGACGCAGCCTCCGACGACGGCGCCGCAACCGAAGACATGACCCGCCCCGGTTCGGCCGAACAACTCGGTTCGCGCCATCCGATTTCGCTGGTCAAGAACCAGATCGTCGAGGTCTTCTCGCGGCTGGGCTACACCGTCGCCGACGGTCCCGAAATCGAGGACGACTGGCACGTCTTCTCGGCGCTCAACTTCCCGCCCGAACACCCGGCGCGCGACATGCAGGACACCTTCTTCATCGAGAAGAATCCCGACATCCTGCTGCGCACGCACACCTCGTCGATTCAGGTGCGCACCATGGAGCACCAGAAGCCGCCCATCCGCGTCATCTGCCCCGGCCGCGTCTTCCGCAACGAAGCCATCTCCTACCGCGCGCACTGCATCTTCCACCAGATCGAAGGACTCTACATCGACGAAGGAGTCTCGTTCGCCGACATGAAGCAGTCGCTGCTCTACTTCGCCAAGGAGGTCTTCGGCGAACAGACCGTCATCCGCATGCGTCCCTCGTACTTCCCCTTCACCGAGCCTTCGGCCGAGGTGGACGTGTCGTGCAACCTCTGCGGCGGCAAGGGCTGTCCGGTCTGCAAGGGCACGGGCTGGCTCGAAATCATGGGCTGCGGCATGGTCGATCCCAACGTACTGAAAGCAAACAACATAGACCCCGAAAAATATTCGGGATTCGCCTTCGGCATGGGTATTGAGCGCATCGCAATGCTCAAATACGGCGTGAAGGACCTGCGTCTCTATTTCGAAAACGACGTGCGGTTCCTCCACCAGTTCGACACGGCACTCTAA
- a CDS encoding murein hydrolase activator EnvC family protein yields MKPTKSCILTLFLLFAALAPSAQADRKIEQQKRVIAALEQKIAAEEREISKLKEGRAATEERIRRLARQIDSRNQLLEETEKQARLLRGEIDRTDSVAGDLGRSLDRNRTQYAEMVREAYRNYRHNNYLTYIFSSRDFADMARKLTNLREVASMRERKLQDIAALSKQVAEEKELLDRRKRSLDSVTLKLKAQKQKLERDARNARTSIRQLSQKEKTALQRKISQEQQLDVAIGELRKLTKGNKEGDSFSTKTTGLRLPVTAGRVKRYKENMAEITGPKGAHVISIYDGKVVDVKRNRITNKYDVYVAHGEYITSYANMGSICVEKGQKVARNAQLGTIGSAVNIMTMETEYKLVFGIYPPNPGQKLRAENCFKK; encoded by the coding sequence ATGAAGCCGACGAAAAGCTGCATACTGACCCTTTTCCTGCTGTTCGCCGCCCTTGCGCCCTCCGCTCAGGCCGACCGCAAGATCGAACAGCAGAAGCGGGTTATCGCGGCACTGGAGCAGAAAATCGCCGCCGAGGAGCGGGAGATTTCGAAGCTCAAGGAGGGCCGCGCCGCCACCGAGGAGCGCATACGGCGTCTGGCACGCCAGATAGATTCGCGGAACCAGCTGCTCGAAGAGACCGAGAAGCAGGCCCGCCTGCTGCGCGGGGAGATCGACCGCACGGACAGCGTCGCCGGAGACCTCGGCAGATCGCTGGACCGCAACCGTACCCAATACGCCGAAATGGTGCGCGAAGCCTATCGCAACTACCGGCACAACAATTATCTGACCTATATCTTCTCGTCGCGCGACTTCGCCGACATGGCCCGCAAGCTCACCAACCTGCGGGAAGTGGCGTCGATGCGCGAACGCAAACTGCAGGACATCGCGGCGCTCTCGAAGCAGGTCGCCGAGGAGAAGGAGCTGCTCGACCGCCGCAAACGGTCGCTCGACTCGGTAACGCTCAAACTGAAAGCCCAGAAACAGAAGCTCGAACGCGACGCCCGCAACGCCCGCACCAGCATCCGGCAGCTCTCCCAGAAGGAGAAAACGGCCCTCCAGCGCAAAATATCGCAGGAGCAGCAGCTCGACGTGGCCATCGGCGAACTGCGCAAACTGACCAAGGGCAACAAGGAGGGCGATTCGTTCTCGACCAAGACCACGGGCCTGCGGCTCCCCGTCACGGCGGGCCGCGTGAAGCGCTACAAGGAGAACATGGCCGAAATCACGGGTCCCAAGGGGGCGCACGTCATTTCGATCTATGACGGCAAGGTCGTGGACGTCAAGCGCAACCGCATAACCAACAAATACGACGTTTACGTGGCTCACGGCGAATATATAACCTCCTATGCCAACATGGGGTCGATCTGCGTCGAGAAGGGCCAGAAAGTAGCCAGAAACGCACAGTTGGGCACCATAGGTTCGGCGGTGAACATCATGACCATGGAAACGGAGTACAAACTCGTCTTCGGCATCTATCCGCCGAATCCGGGCCAGAAGCTCCGTGCCGAGAACTGTTTCAAAAAATAA
- a CDS encoding branched-chain amino acid aminotransferase: MENMDWGALGFDYRKTDANVRYYYTDGKWSEMEVTGDEYIKIHMSASCLHYGIELFEGLKAFRGVDGKVRLFRVEENAKRLQSSAERLCLPVPTIEMIVKACVEVVKRNEKYIPPYGTGASLYLRPVMFGTTAGLGVKPAKDALLIVYCSPVGAYFKDGIKPISVAIDREQDRAAPRGTGDVKVGGNYASSLLSGENGHKLGYSNIMYLDAAEHKYIEECGACNFFGIKEGKYITPKSSSVLPSITNKSLRQLARDMGLEVEDRLIPVEELPTFEECGGCGTAAVISPIGKIFDMQTNDIYEYGTEVGKVCMELYTRLQDIQYGRAEDKYNWCTIVE; encoded by the coding sequence ATGGAAAATATGGATTGGGGTGCCTTGGGATTCGATTATCGCAAGACCGACGCAAACGTTCGCTATTATTATACGGACGGCAAATGGAGTGAGATGGAGGTCACGGGCGACGAGTATATCAAGATACACATGTCGGCGTCGTGTCTGCATTACGGTATCGAGCTGTTCGAAGGGCTGAAAGCCTTTCGGGGCGTCGATGGGAAAGTCCGTCTTTTCCGTGTAGAGGAGAACGCCAAGCGGTTGCAGTCTTCGGCGGAACGTCTTTGCCTTCCCGTCCCGACGATCGAAATGATCGTCAAGGCCTGCGTCGAAGTGGTTAAACGTAACGAAAAATATATTCCTCCCTATGGTACCGGCGCATCACTCTATCTGCGTCCCGTTATGTTCGGTACGACTGCCGGATTGGGGGTCAAACCTGCCAAGGATGCTTTGCTGATCGTTTATTGCTCTCCCGTGGGTGCTTATTTCAAAGACGGCATCAAGCCTATCTCCGTTGCCATAGACCGTGAACAGGACCGCGCTGCTCCACGTGGAACAGGCGACGTGAAGGTCGGCGGCAACTATGCTTCCAGCCTGCTGTCGGGTGAAAACGGCCATAAATTGGGCTATTCGAATATCATGTATCTCGATGCCGCAGAGCATAAGTACATCGAAGAGTGCGGAGCCTGCAATTTCTTCGGTATTAAGGAGGGTAAATATATTACGCCAAAATCCTCTTCTGTATTGCCTTCCATCACCAACAAGAGTCTGCGGCAGTTGGCGCGAGATATGGGGCTTGAGGTCGAAGACCGTCTGATTCCTGTAGAGGAGCTTCCTACCTTCGAGGAGTGCGGCGGCTGCGGAACGGCGGCTGTTATCTCCCCTATCGGGAAGATTTTCGATATGCAGACGAATGATATTTATGAATATGGCACTGAAGTAGGTAAGGTTTGTATGGAACTTTACACACGTCTTCAGGATATTCAATACGGTCGTGCCGAGGATAAGTATAATTGGTGTACAATTGTAGAGTGA
- the metG gene encoding methionine--tRNA ligase: MAKEFKRYLVTSALPYANGPVHIGHLAGVYIPSDIYTRYLRLRGRDVISVCGSDEHGVPITIKARKEGVTPQQIVDRYHNMIKKSFEGLGMSFDIYSRTSSATHAKTASEFFRKLYDEGKFIEQTSMQYYDEETQTFLADRYIVGTCPKCGNDRAYGDQCEKCGSTLSPDELIDPHSAVSGSVPVKRETKHWYLPLDQYEGFLREWILEGHKEWKSNVYGQCKSWLDGGLQPRAVSRDLDWGIPVPVEGAEGKVLYVWFDAPIGYISATKDLTPDWETYWKSEDTKMVHFIGKDNIVFHCIVFPSMLKAHGGYILPENVPANEFLNLEGDKISTSRNWAVWLHEYLEEFPGKEDVLRYVLCANAPETKDNDFTWKDFQARNNNELVAVLGNFVNRALVLTRKYYDGEVPACGELNDYDRQTVGEVAAVKASLESNIEHYHFREALKDAMNIARIGNKYLADTEPWKVVKTDPQRVGTILNIALQITANTAIAIEPFMPFSAAKILKMLSVEKFGWEQLGTMDLIAAGHKIGEPVLLFEKIEDDVIQRQLDKLAATKEANAAAEAAQQVEPQKDAISFDDFQKMDIRVSTILAAEKVAKTKKLLKLTVDTGIDQREIVSGIAEYFTPEELVGRQVLVLVNLQPRELKGILSRGMILMAEDASGKLRLLSPNEATNSGAVVG; encoded by the coding sequence ATGGCAAAAGAATTCAAGCGTTATCTCGTTACCTCGGCTCTTCCCTATGCCAACGGTCCGGTGCATATCGGCCATCTGGCGGGAGTTTACATACCTTCGGACATTTATACCCGTTACCTGCGGCTCAGGGGCCGCGACGTGATTTCGGTCTGCGGAAGCGATGAACACGGCGTGCCAATCACCATCAAGGCCCGCAAGGAGGGGGTGACGCCGCAGCAGATCGTGGACCGTTACCACAATATGATCAAAAAGTCGTTCGAGGGGCTGGGAATGTCGTTCGACATCTATTCGCGGACTTCGTCGGCGACGCATGCCAAGACCGCTTCGGAATTTTTCCGCAAGTTGTACGACGAGGGGAAGTTCATCGAGCAGACTTCGATGCAGTATTACGACGAGGAGACGCAGACGTTCCTCGCAGACCGTTATATCGTCGGCACCTGTCCCAAATGCGGCAACGACCGCGCTTACGGCGACCAGTGCGAGAAGTGCGGCTCTACCCTCTCGCCCGACGAGTTGATCGATCCGCACAGCGCCGTGTCGGGTTCCGTGCCCGTGAAGCGTGAGACGAAACACTGGTATCTGCCGCTGGATCAGTACGAAGGATTCCTGCGCGAGTGGATTCTCGAAGGGCACAAAGAGTGGAAAAGCAATGTTTACGGACAGTGCAAGAGCTGGCTGGACGGAGGTTTGCAGCCCCGTGCCGTAAGCCGCGACCTCGATTGGGGCATTCCCGTACCGGTGGAGGGCGCCGAAGGGAAGGTGCTTTATGTCTGGTTCGACGCTCCGATCGGTTATATATCTGCTACAAAGGACCTTACACCCGATTGGGAGACCTATTGGAAGTCGGAGGACACCAAGATGGTTCATTTTATCGGCAAAGACAATATCGTTTTCCACTGCATCGTCTTCCCGTCGATGCTCAAGGCGCACGGCGGCTATATCCTGCCCGAAAACGTGCCGGCGAATGAGTTCCTGAATCTCGAAGGCGACAAGATTTCGACCTCGCGCAACTGGGCCGTGTGGTTGCACGAATACCTCGAAGAGTTTCCGGGCAAGGAGGATGTGCTTCGTTACGTACTCTGCGCCAATGCGCCTGAAACCAAGGACAACGACTTTACGTGGAAGGATTTTCAGGCCCGCAACAACAACGAGCTGGTTGCCGTTCTGGGCAATTTCGTGAATCGCGCGCTGGTGCTGACCCGGAAATATTACGACGGGGAAGTTCCGGCCTGCGGCGAACTGAATGACTATGACCGCCAGACTGTCGGCGAGGTGGCTGCGGTGAAGGCGTCGCTGGAGTCCAATATCGAACATTACCATTTCCGCGAAGCGCTGAAAGACGCCATGAATATCGCCCGCATCGGTAACAAGTACCTTGCGGATACCGAGCCGTGGAAAGTCGTCAAGACCGATCCCCAACGTGTCGGGACGATTCTCAACATCGCGTTGCAGATCACGGCCAATACGGCCATTGCGATCGAACCTTTCATGCCCTTCTCCGCCGCGAAGATACTGAAGATGCTCTCTGTCGAGAAATTCGGATGGGAACAGTTGGGGACGATGGATCTGATTGCCGCCGGGCATAAGATCGGGGAACCGGTTTTGCTGTTCGAGAAAATCGAAGACGACGTGATTCAGCGCCAGCTGGACAAACTTGCGGCGACCAAAGAGGCCAACGCAGCGGCTGAGGCAGCGCAACAGGTTGAACCTCAGAAAGATGCGATAAGTTTCGACGATTTTCAGAAAATGGATATCCGAGTTTCGACGATTCTTGCGGCCGAAAAGGTGGCGAAAACGAAGAAACTGTTGAAATTGACGGTCGATACGGGTATAGATCAGCGTGAAATAGTATCAGGAATCGCCGAATACTTCACGCCTGAGGAGTTGGTCGGACGTCAGGTGCTCGTGTTGGTCAATCTGCAACCCCGCGAATTGAAGGGGATTTTGTCGCGCGGTATGATTCTGATGGCCGAGGATGCCTCCGGAAAACTGCGTCTGCTGAGCCCGAATGAGGCGACGAACAGCGGCGCCGTCGTGGGATAA